A window of Amycolatopsis australiensis contains these coding sequences:
- the adh gene encoding aldehyde dehydrogenase, which yields MVQYAAPNTEGSVVSYEPRYDHYIGGEYVPPASGRYFENPTPVTGKTFTEIARGTADDVEKALDAAHGAAPAWGRTSVEERANILLKIADRMERNLEAIAVAESWENGKPVRETLAADIPLAIDHFRYFAGALRAQEGGISQIDENTVAYHFHEPLGVVGQIIPWNFPILMAVWKLAPALAAGNAVVLKPAEQTPASIHLLMSIIGDLLPPGVVNIVNGFGVEAGKPLASSSRVRKIAFTGETTTGRLILQYASENIIPVTVELGGKSPNIFFDDVAAANDAFYDKAQEGFALFALNQGEVCTCPSRALIQSGIYDRFLGDAVERVRKIKQGHPLDTDTMIGAQASNDQLEKILSYIDIGKQEGAEILTGGARSDLGGELSGGYYVEPTVFAGDNKMRIFQEEIFGPVVSVTKFDDYADALKIANDTLYGLGAGVWSRDGNVAYRAGRDIQAGRVWVNNYHAYPAHAAFGGYKASGIGRETHKMMLDHYQQTKNLLVSYSDQALGFF from the coding sequence ATGGTCCAGTACGCCGCACCGAACACCGAAGGCAGCGTCGTCAGCTACGAACCGCGCTACGACCACTACATCGGTGGCGAGTACGTCCCGCCCGCGAGCGGCCGGTACTTCGAGAACCCGACGCCCGTCACCGGGAAGACGTTCACCGAGATCGCCCGCGGCACCGCCGACGACGTCGAGAAGGCCCTCGACGCGGCCCACGGCGCGGCGCCGGCGTGGGGCCGGACCTCGGTCGAGGAACGCGCGAACATCCTGCTGAAGATCGCCGACCGGATGGAGCGGAACCTCGAGGCCATCGCGGTCGCCGAGTCCTGGGAGAACGGCAAGCCGGTCCGCGAAACCCTCGCCGCCGACATCCCGCTCGCGATCGACCACTTCCGCTACTTCGCCGGCGCCCTGCGCGCCCAGGAGGGCGGCATTTCGCAGATCGACGAGAACACCGTCGCCTACCACTTCCACGAGCCGCTCGGCGTGGTCGGCCAGATCATCCCGTGGAACTTCCCGATCCTGATGGCGGTCTGGAAGCTCGCCCCGGCGCTGGCCGCCGGCAACGCCGTGGTGCTCAAGCCCGCCGAGCAGACGCCCGCGTCGATCCACCTGCTGATGTCGATCATCGGCGACCTGCTCCCGCCGGGCGTGGTCAACATCGTCAACGGCTTCGGGGTCGAGGCGGGCAAGCCGCTGGCGTCCAGCAGCCGCGTCCGCAAGATCGCCTTCACCGGCGAGACCACCACCGGACGGCTGATCCTGCAGTACGCCAGCGAGAACATCATCCCGGTGACCGTCGAGCTGGGTGGCAAGAGCCCGAACATCTTCTTCGACGACGTCGCCGCGGCCAACGACGCCTTCTACGACAAGGCGCAGGAAGGCTTCGCGCTCTTCGCGCTCAACCAGGGCGAGGTCTGCACCTGCCCGTCGCGGGCGCTGATCCAGTCCGGCATCTACGACCGCTTCCTCGGCGACGCCGTCGAGCGGGTCCGCAAGATCAAGCAGGGCCACCCGCTCGACACGGACACGATGATCGGCGCGCAGGCGTCCAACGACCAGCTCGAGAAGATCCTGTCCTACATCGACATCGGCAAGCAGGAAGGCGCCGAGATCCTCACCGGCGGCGCGCGCAGCGACCTCGGCGGCGAACTGTCCGGCGGCTACTACGTCGAGCCGACGGTGTTCGCCGGCGACAACAAGATGCGGATCTTCCAGGAGGAGATCTTCGGCCCGGTCGTCTCGGTGACGAAGTTCGACGACTACGCCGACGCGCTGAAGATCGCCAACGACACGCTGTACGGCCTCGGCGCGGGTGTCTGGTCGCGGGACGGCAACGTCGCCTACCGCGCGGGCCGCGACATCCAGGCGGGCCGCGTCTGGGTGAACAACTACCACGCCTACCCGGCGCACGCGGCCTTCGGCGGCTACAAGGCGTCCGGCATCGGCCGCGAGACGCACAAGATGATGCTCGACCACTACCAGCAGACGAAGAACCTGCTCGTCTCCTACTCCGACCAGGCGCTCGGCTTCTTCTGA
- a CDS encoding DUF779 domain-containing protein: MTGRVDLTPAAADLLRRLVSRHGPVMFHQSGGCCDGSAPMCYPAGEFRTGASDVLLGSLPVEGIGDVPVWMSGPQFEYWQHTHLTIDVVPGRGSGFSLEAPEGVRFLTRSRLLTDEESAALNR, translated from the coding sequence ATGACCGGGCGCGTCGACCTGACACCGGCCGCCGCGGACCTGCTGCGGCGGCTGGTGTCGCGCCACGGGCCGGTGATGTTCCACCAGTCCGGCGGGTGCTGCGACGGCAGCGCCCCGATGTGCTACCCGGCCGGGGAGTTCCGCACCGGCGCGTCGGACGTGCTCCTCGGCTCGCTGCCCGTCGAGGGCATCGGCGACGTGCCGGTGTGGATGTCCGGGCCGCAGTTCGAGTACTGGCAGCACACGCACCTGACGATCGACGTCGTGCCCGGCCGCGGGAGCGGGTTTTCCCTGGAAGCGCCCGAAGGCGTGCGGTTCCTGACCCGCTCCCGGCTGCTCACCGACGAGGAGTCCGCGGCGCTGAACCGCTGA
- a CDS encoding MOSC domain-containing protein: MDLVGVYVGEPSVLGYRRERPVLSAITKARVTAPRLRLTELNLDGDRQADLTVHGGADKAVYVYPAGHYPAWAADGFEAGTGDFGENVSLTGVTEDDVRIGDVWAWGDALVQVSQPRSPCFKLAMKTGRKDIVPAMIGSGRCGWYLRVLRPGTVPTSGSLELAERADGPTITEVYLVSYANYGQLPEEKVEAALDLADRVLAAPALSASFRDGVQSTVDRWRARRAG, from the coding sequence ATGGACCTCGTGGGCGTGTACGTGGGAGAGCCGAGCGTGCTGGGGTACCGCCGGGAGCGGCCGGTGCTGAGCGCGATCACCAAGGCGCGGGTCACGGCGCCGCGGCTGCGGCTGACCGAGCTGAACCTCGACGGTGACCGGCAGGCCGACCTCACCGTGCACGGCGGGGCCGACAAAGCGGTTTACGTCTACCCGGCCGGGCACTACCCGGCCTGGGCGGCCGACGGCTTCGAGGCCGGGACCGGCGACTTCGGCGAGAACGTCTCGCTGACCGGCGTCACCGAGGACGACGTCCGGATCGGGGACGTCTGGGCCTGGGGTGACGCACTGGTCCAGGTCTCGCAGCCGCGGTCGCCGTGCTTCAAGCTGGCCATGAAGACCGGCCGGAAGGACATCGTGCCCGCGATGATCGGCTCCGGGCGCTGCGGCTGGTACCTGCGCGTGCTGCGGCCGGGCACGGTGCCGACGTCGGGCAGCCTGGAGCTCGCCGAGCGCGCGGACGGGCCGACGATCACCGAGGTGTACCTCGTGTCCTACGCCAACTACGGGCAGCTGCCCGAGGAGAAGGTCGAGGCGGCGCTGGACCTCGCCGACCGCGTGCTGGCGGCCCCCGCGCTCTCGGCGTCCTTCCGCGACGGCGTCCAGTCCACCGTGGATCGCTGGCGGGCGCGGCGTGCCGGGTGA
- a CDS encoding TetR/AcrR family transcriptional regulator encodes MPGDRRLARGDATRRLVLRRAVDVASVDGLDGLSLGRLATELELSKSGVFALFGSKEELQLATIEAALEIFRSHVVTPSLDVAPGLPRLRAICENWLDYSEKRVFPGGCFFFNVGAEFDARPGRVRDAVAAASGSFAGLIRETAVEAVALGHLDADPEVLAFELHALGRAANADAVLNGGTRAYALARQAIGARLP; translated from the coding sequence GTGCCGGGTGACCGACGGCTCGCCCGCGGCGACGCGACCCGGCGCCTGGTGCTGCGCCGGGCGGTGGACGTCGCGTCGGTGGACGGGCTCGACGGCCTGTCCCTCGGCCGGCTGGCCACCGAACTGGAGCTGAGCAAGAGCGGCGTGTTCGCGCTGTTCGGCTCCAAGGAAGAACTGCAGCTGGCGACGATCGAAGCGGCGCTGGAGATTTTCCGCTCGCACGTCGTGACGCCGTCGCTCGACGTCGCGCCGGGATTGCCGCGGCTGCGGGCGATCTGCGAGAACTGGCTGGACTACTCGGAAAAGCGCGTGTTCCCCGGCGGGTGCTTCTTCTTCAACGTCGGCGCGGAGTTCGACGCGCGCCCGGGCCGGGTGCGCGACGCCGTGGCGGCGGCGAGCGGCTCGTTCGCCGGCCTGATCCGCGAGACGGCCGTCGAAGCGGTGGCGCTCGGCCACCTCGACGCGGACCCGGAAGTCCTGGCGTTCGAGCTGCACGCGCTGGGCCGCGCGGCCAACGCCGACGCGGTGCTGAACGGCGGCACCCGCGCCTACGCCCTGGCCAGGCAAGCCATCGGGGCAAGACTGCCGTGA
- a CDS encoding beta-N-acetylhexosaminidase: MRLSRAVLTAALVSLTAAGLPASAVAAPAAPERSVTDVVPAPVSAKADPKGEFRLTPLTVISADRGAGQVADYLRGLLRPATGYPLPVVPHAAGLPAISLQLGHDPRIGTEGYQLKVARDGVTLKANTADGLFEGVQSLRQLLPSAIDAKRVQHRTWTVAGGTILDYPRFAERGAMLDVARHFFRPDQVKLYVDQIAQYKINTLHLHLADDQGWRIEIKSWPKLATVGGRTAVDGDPGGYYTQAEYQDIVAYAASRHITVIPEIDMPGHTNAAQSTYAELNCDGKAVPPRTDTEVGYSSLCISSPVTYKFVDDVVRELAALTPGPYLHIGGDEAHATPPADYLAFEKKVQPIVAKYGKKITGWHEIAKSDPPASAVPQYWDFGGDNPSVAAAAARGSKILMSPANYAYLDMKYNAGTKLGQDWAALIEVRDGYSWDPASLVNGVGESQVAGVEAPLWTETIRTSDDIEYMAFPRLPGIAEIGWSPKSTHDWAAYRARLAKQSPRWVVQGIDFYRSPQVDWK; the protein is encoded by the coding sequence ATGCGCTTGTCCAGAGCCGTCCTGACCGCAGCCCTCGTGAGTCTCACGGCCGCCGGCCTGCCCGCCTCGGCGGTGGCCGCCCCGGCGGCTCCGGAACGCAGCGTGACCGACGTCGTCCCGGCGCCCGTCTCGGCCAAAGCGGACCCGAAAGGCGAGTTCCGGCTCACGCCGCTCACCGTGATCAGCGCCGACCGCGGCGCCGGCCAGGTCGCGGACTACCTGCGCGGCCTGCTGCGCCCGGCCACCGGCTACCCGCTGCCGGTCGTGCCGCACGCCGCCGGCCTGCCCGCGATCTCGCTGCAGCTCGGCCACGACCCGCGGATCGGCACGGAGGGTTACCAGCTCAAGGTGGCGCGCGACGGCGTCACCCTGAAGGCCAACACCGCGGACGGGCTCTTCGAAGGCGTCCAGTCGCTGCGGCAGCTGCTGCCGTCGGCGATCGACGCGAAGCGCGTGCAGCACCGGACGTGGACGGTCGCGGGCGGCACGATCCTCGACTACCCGCGCTTCGCCGAGCGCGGCGCGATGCTCGACGTCGCCCGGCACTTCTTCCGGCCGGACCAGGTCAAGCTGTACGTCGACCAGATCGCCCAGTACAAGATCAACACGCTGCACCTGCACCTGGCCGACGACCAGGGCTGGCGCATCGAGATCAAGAGCTGGCCGAAGCTGGCGACGGTCGGCGGGCGGACCGCCGTCGACGGCGACCCGGGCGGCTACTACACGCAGGCCGAGTACCAGGACATCGTCGCGTACGCGGCGTCGCGGCACATCACGGTGATCCCGGAGATCGACATGCCGGGCCACACGAACGCGGCGCAGTCGACGTACGCGGAGCTGAACTGCGACGGGAAGGCCGTCCCGCCGCGGACCGACACCGAGGTCGGCTACAGCTCGCTGTGCATCTCCTCGCCGGTGACGTACAAGTTCGTCGACGACGTCGTGCGCGAGCTGGCGGCCCTGACACCGGGCCCGTACCTGCACATCGGCGGCGACGAGGCCCACGCGACACCGCCCGCGGACTACCTCGCCTTCGAGAAGAAGGTGCAGCCGATCGTCGCCAAGTACGGCAAGAAGATCACCGGCTGGCACGAGATCGCGAAGTCCGACCCGCCGGCGTCGGCCGTCCCGCAGTACTGGGACTTCGGCGGCGACAACCCGAGCGTCGCGGCCGCCGCGGCTCGCGGCAGCAAGATCCTGATGTCGCCGGCGAACTACGCGTACCTGGACATGAAGTACAACGCCGGCACCAAGCTGGGCCAGGACTGGGCGGCGCTCATCGAGGTCCGCGACGGCTACAGCTGGGATCCGGCGTCGCTGGTGAACGGCGTCGGCGAGAGCCAGGTGGCCGGCGTCGAGGCGCCGCTGTGGACGGAGACGATCCGGACCAGCGACGACATCGAGTACATGGCCTTCCCGCGGCTGCCGGGGATCGCGGAGATCGGCTGGTCGCCGAAGTCCACGCACGACTGGGCCGCCTACCGCGCCCGCCTGGCCAAGCAGTCGCCGCGCTGGGTGGTCCAGGGCATCGACTTCTACCGCAGCCCGCAGGTCGACTGGAAGTGA
- a CDS encoding propionyl-CoA synthetase translates to MGAYSEAYRRSLAEPDAFWLEAASKITWTTPPRRALDDSRPPFYRWFPGAELNTAYNALDRHVEAGRGGQAALIWDSPVTGRARTYTYEELRDTVARFAGALRSLGVGKGDRVIVYLPMVPEAAIAMLACARIGAVHSVVFGGFAPKELAARIEDAKPKVILAASCGIEPTRVVEYKPIIEAALGMTEHQPDHVVVLQREQAPAELTRRDLDWRQLAASADPADPVPVAATDPLYILYTSGTTGKPKGVVRDTGGHAVALAYSMDAVYDVHAGDVWWTASDVGWVVGHSYIVYAPLLVGATTVMYEGKPVGTPDAGAFWRVIAEHGVQALFTAPTALRAIKKVDPDAVELRKYDLEQFRTLFMAGERLDPETYHWAHEKLGTPVVDHWWQTETGWPIAANPRGLEPMPVKAGSATKPVPGWDVRILGQAGEELPAGREGAITVKLPLPPGSLPTLWGDDERYREAYLSRYEGYYLTGDSGYFDEDGYLFVMGRTDDVINVAGHRLSTGSMEAVLASHPAVAECAVIGVADQLKGQLPRGFVVLKAGADIPEDQLREELVALVRRDIGPVAAFRDVSIVDALPKTRSGKILRKTMRAIADGRDEAVPSTIEDPSVLDAIRAALR, encoded by the coding sequence GGCGCTGGACGACTCGCGGCCGCCCTTCTACCGGTGGTTCCCCGGCGCCGAGCTGAACACCGCGTACAACGCGCTGGACCGGCACGTCGAGGCCGGCCGCGGTGGCCAGGCGGCGCTGATCTGGGACTCCCCCGTGACCGGGCGAGCTCGCACCTACACCTACGAGGAGCTGCGGGACACGGTCGCGCGGTTCGCCGGCGCGCTGCGTTCGCTGGGCGTCGGCAAGGGCGACCGCGTCATCGTCTACCTGCCGATGGTGCCGGAGGCCGCGATCGCGATGCTGGCCTGCGCGCGGATCGGCGCGGTGCACTCGGTGGTCTTCGGCGGGTTCGCGCCGAAGGAGCTGGCCGCGCGGATCGAGGACGCCAAGCCCAAGGTGATCCTGGCGGCGTCCTGCGGCATCGAGCCGACACGGGTGGTGGAGTACAAGCCGATCATCGAAGCCGCGCTCGGGATGACCGAGCACCAGCCGGACCACGTCGTCGTGCTGCAGCGCGAACAGGCCCCGGCCGAGCTGACGCGGCGCGACCTCGACTGGCGGCAGCTGGCGGCGAGCGCCGACCCGGCCGACCCGGTGCCGGTCGCGGCCACCGACCCGTTGTACATCCTCTACACGTCCGGGACCACCGGGAAGCCGAAGGGCGTCGTGCGCGACACCGGCGGCCACGCCGTCGCGCTCGCCTATTCGATGGACGCGGTCTACGACGTCCACGCCGGCGACGTCTGGTGGACGGCGTCCGACGTCGGCTGGGTCGTCGGGCACTCCTACATCGTGTACGCGCCGCTGCTGGTCGGCGCCACGACGGTGATGTACGAAGGCAAGCCCGTCGGCACGCCCGACGCGGGCGCGTTCTGGCGGGTCATCGCCGAGCACGGCGTCCAGGCGCTGTTCACCGCGCCGACCGCGCTGCGGGCCATCAAGAAGGTCGACCCGGACGCGGTCGAGCTGCGGAAGTACGACCTCGAGCAGTTCCGCACGCTCTTCATGGCCGGCGAGCGGCTCGACCCCGAGACCTACCACTGGGCGCACGAGAAGCTCGGCACGCCGGTCGTCGACCACTGGTGGCAGACCGAGACCGGCTGGCCGATCGCGGCCAACCCGCGTGGCCTCGAGCCGATGCCGGTCAAGGCGGGCTCGGCGACCAAGCCGGTCCCCGGCTGGGACGTGCGGATCCTCGGCCAGGCGGGCGAGGAGCTGCCGGCCGGGCGCGAAGGCGCCATCACCGTGAAGCTGCCGCTGCCGCCGGGCTCGCTGCCGACGCTGTGGGGCGACGACGAGCGCTACCGCGAGGCCTATCTGTCCCGGTACGAGGGCTATTACCTGACCGGCGACTCGGGTTACTTCGACGAAGACGGCTACCTGTTCGTCATGGGCCGGACCGACGACGTCATCAACGTCGCCGGGCACCGGCTGTCCACCGGGTCGATGGAAGCCGTGCTGGCCTCGCACCCGGCGGTCGCCGAGTGCGCGGTCATCGGCGTCGCCGACCAGCTCAAGGGCCAGCTCCCGCGCGGGTTCGTCGTGCTGAAGGCGGGCGCGGACATCCCCGAGGACCAGCTGCGCGAGGAGCTCGTGGCGCTGGTCCGCCGGGACATCGGGCCGGTTGCCGCGTTCCGTGACGTGTCCATTGTGGACGCACTGCCGAAGACGCGGTCGGGCAAGATCCTGCGCAAGACCATGCGCGCGATCGCCGACGGCCGCGACGAGGCGGTGCCTTCGACCATCGAGGACCCGAGCGTCCTGGACGCGATCCGGGCCGCTCTCCGCTGA